One Lebetimonas natsushimae DNA segment encodes these proteins:
- a CDS encoding succinyldiaminopimelate transaminase, whose product MFEKYPFEKLNELLENISHPNEVISLTIGEPQFETPEFIQKELCKNAKFLNKYAKTSGEEVLKKSQRDFVKRRFNVELDKDELIPTFGTREVLFNFPLFLRPSKTAFPNPFYQIYEGAAIAAGSKINYLELNEKNNFKPSLNQLDGDEDFIILNSPNNPTASVMSLDELCEWVEYALKKDVVVLNDECYSEIYTNNPPPSILEASIKIGNKNFKNVLAINSISKRSSAPGLRSGFIAGDKRILKDYLNFRTYTGCAIPLPLQYAAKLAWDDEKYPAIFREEYKKNFERAEKILGIEIPEATFYIWLKVGDDIDFTKEAYKRGVKVLPGRYMGRNGAGEGYVRIALVYDEEKTKKALNILKEIL is encoded by the coding sequence ATGTTTGAAAAATATCCTTTTGAAAAATTAAACGAATTACTAGAAAATATTTCTCATCCAAATGAGGTAATATCTTTAACAATAGGTGAGCCTCAGTTTGAAACTCCGGAATTTATTCAGAAAGAATTATGTAAAAATGCAAAATTTTTAAATAAATATGCAAAAACAAGCGGTGAAGAAGTTTTAAAAAAATCTCAGAGGGATTTTGTAAAAAGAAGATTTAATGTAGAATTAGATAAAGATGAATTAATTCCAACGTTTGGAACAAGGGAAGTTTTATTTAATTTTCCTCTTTTCCTAAGACCCTCAAAAACAGCTTTTCCCAATCCTTTTTATCAAATATATGAAGGTGCAGCCATTGCTGCTGGAAGTAAAATAAATTATTTGGAACTGAATGAAAAAAATAATTTTAAACCAAGTTTAAACCAGCTTGATGGGGATGAAGATTTTATTATATTAAATTCTCCAAATAATCCTACGGCAAGTGTTATGAGTTTGGATGAACTGTGTGAGTGGGTAGAATATGCCTTGAAAAAAGATGTTGTAGTTTTGAATGATGAATGTTACAGCGAAATTTATACAAACAACCCTCCGCCATCAATTCTTGAAGCAAGTATAAAAATAGGAAATAAAAATTTTAAAAATGTTTTAGCGATTAATTCCATTTCAAAAAGAAGTTCGGCACCGGGCCTTAGAAGTGGATTTATTGCGGGAGATAAGAGAATACTTAAAGATTATCTTAATTTTAGAACCTATACAGGGTGCGCTATTCCGCTTCCTTTGCAGTATGCTGCTAAGCTGGCATGGGACGATGAAAAGTATCCGGCTATTTTTAGAGAAGAATATAAAAAAAATTTTGAAAGAGCTGAAAAAATTTTAGGAATTGAAATTCCTGAAGCTACTTTTTATATCTGGTTAAAAGTGGGTGATGATATAGATTTTACAAAAGAAGCGTATAAAAGGGGTGTAAAAGTACTGCCGGGCAGATATATGGGAAGAAACGGAGCCGGTGAGGGATATGTAAGGATAGCCTTGGTTTATGATGAGGAAAAAACAAAAAAAGCGCTTAATATTTTAAAGGAGATTTTATGA
- a CDS encoding SIR2 family protein, which translates to MIYFYKGKNNILENNKKNTHNKNSDKEEDYKNIIHIIQKEFSKVLDVQNLSFLIGAGCSSFLNKNDEEIGVPTMQPMAKEFYSNLSNEDKNFIKNEIKININDEQLEKNLEKFLEILYAYKFLLDNQAQDIKKISNLINKTKEFIFNKCNIKSKEVIEIYKKFYRKLLYRDNNLTKTNIFTTNYDIFNEIALEQLGVIYTNGFTGFIERYFNPSTFNYAYAEQLDLNNKKWNVIDNFIYLYKLHGSITWIEDETTNALFKIKEIQKPQFQEENNYMIYPTPMKQNSSFGSPYSDLFREFQKKLMQNNNVLVTIGYSFSDEHINNLIYQALTIPTFRLIIIGNYKSKNINKLFNLDDSRIWIIGEENRLLSKLRKMKFDHFSKQLTFKDFDYQWTEFCKKSNEIPLHFFNKFIDEIMPDMEEEKIEEKIKQISKLFMGQ; encoded by the coding sequence ATGATTTATTTTTATAAAGGTAAAAATAATATTTTAGAAAACAATAAAAAAAATACTCATAATAAAAATTCTGATAAAGAAGAAGATTATAAAAATATTATTCATATTATTCAAAAAGAATTTTCAAAAGTTTTAGATGTTCAGAATTTATCTTTTTTAATCGGTGCTGGGTGTTCTTCTTTTTTAAATAAAAATGATGAAGAAATAGGTGTTCCCACAATGCAACCTATGGCAAAAGAATTTTATAGTAATCTTTCTAACGAGGATAAAAATTTTATTAAGAATGAAATAAAAATTAATATTAATGATGAACAATTAGAAAAAAATTTAGAAAAATTTTTAGAAATTTTATATGCTTATAAATTTTTATTAGATAATCAAGCTCAAGATATAAAAAAAATTTCAAATTTAATTAATAAAACAAAAGAATTTATATTTAATAAATGTAATATTAAATCTAAAGAAGTAATTGAAATTTATAAAAAATTTTATAGAAAACTTTTATATAGAGATAATAATTTAACTAAAACTAATATCTTTACTACTAATTATGATATTTTTAATGAAATTGCTCTAGAACAATTAGGTGTTATTTATACAAATGGATTTACTGGATTTATTGAGAGGTATTTTAATCCTTCAACTTTTAATTATGCTTATGCTGAACAATTAGATTTAAATAATAAAAAATGGAATGTTATAGATAATTTTATTTATTTATATAAATTACATGGCTCTATTACATGGATAGAAGATGAAACAACAAATGCATTATTTAAAATAAAAGAGATTCAAAAGCCACAATTTCAAGAAGAAAATAATTATATGATTTATCCAACTCCAATGAAACAAAATTCAAGCTTTGGTTCTCCGTATTCTGATTTATTTAGAGAGTTTCAAAAAAAATTAATGCAAAATAATAATGTCTTAGTAACGATAGGTTATAGTTTTAGTGATGAGCATATCAATAATTTAATATATCAAGCTTTGACAATTCCTACTTTTAGATTAATAATTATAGGAAATTATAAAAGTAAAAATATTAATAAATTATTTAATTTAGATGATTCAAGAATATGGATTATTGGAGAAGAAAATAGACTTCTTTCAAAACTAAGGAAAATGAAATTTGATCATTTCTCAAAACAACTAACTTTTAAAGACTTTGATTACCAATGGACTGAGTTTTGTAAGAAGTCTAATGAAATACCCTTACATTTTTTTAATAAATTTATTGATGAAATTATGCCTGATATGGAAGAAGAAAAAATTGAAGAGAAAATAAAACAAATTTCTAAATTGTTTATGGGGCAATAA
- a CDS encoding M16 family metallopeptidase — MLIYEKDSLGRSFLEIVFLNAGSIFAPDGVANFAKEIINRGTKEKKERFFNELEEDAININFNVNHEYFTVSLKCLNSKRKKAIDKLTELFSNLNLTEEAFEKTKKEIIAKKENLKNNNDYIANKNLYRAVFENTPLALPVIGEDIENITLYDVKNFISEKLTQNTILINGGAEFEYEKFLNILPKGKKEKYPFFHPKQKDIKETKKLQQSYIYFASDFNINKNELHLAKIATFILGSGGFGSRIMEEIRVKKGYAYSAYAFNTFKKTHKLLSGYMQTKLENTEDAINTLKNIINDFIDKGITKEELSDAKKFLLGSEPLRNETLAQRLLKKFNEIYLELPKDYYKKELDLIKNTSIDEVNNFIKKYQNIKNLSFSILTNE, encoded by the coding sequence ATGTTAATTTATGAAAAAGATAGTCTTGGCAGAAGTTTTTTAGAAATAGTTTTTTTAAATGCCGGCAGCATATTTGCCCCTGACGGAGTTGCAAATTTTGCAAAAGAAATAATAAACAGGGGGACAAAAGAAAAAAAAGAAAGATTTTTTAATGAATTGGAAGAAGATGCGATAAATATTAATTTTAATGTAAATCATGAATATTTTACAGTATCTCTTAAATGTTTAAATTCAAAAAGAAAAAAAGCAATAGATAAACTTACGGAGCTTTTCAGTAATTTAAATTTAACCGAGGAGGCTTTTGAAAAAACAAAAAAAGAGATAATTGCAAAAAAAGAAAATTTAAAAAACAACAACGATTATATTGCAAATAAAAATCTCTACCGTGCCGTTTTTGAAAACACTCCTCTTGCATTACCTGTAATAGGTGAAGATATTGAAAATATCACTTTATACGATGTAAAAAACTTTATATCAGAAAAACTCACCCAAAATACCATCTTAATAAACGGCGGGGCAGAATTTGAATACGAAAAATTTTTAAATATCCTGCCAAAAGGGAAAAAAGAAAAATACCCTTTTTTCCATCCAAAACAAAAAGATATCAAAGAAACCAAGAAACTGCAGCAAAGCTATATCTATTTTGCAAGTGATTTTAATATCAATAAAAACGAACTGCACCTGGCAAAAATAGCGACTTTTATTTTAGGAAGCGGCGGATTTGGAAGCAGGATAATGGAAGAGATTAGAGTAAAAAAAGGATATGCATATTCGGCATATGCATTTAATACTTTCAAAAAAACCCATAAACTTCTTAGCGGATATATGCAGACAAAACTTGAAAATACAGAAGATGCTATTAATACCCTAAAAAATATTATCAATGATTTTATAGATAAAGGAATTACAAAAGAAGAACTTAGCGATGCAAAAAAATTCCTGCTTGGAAGCGAACCGCTCAGAAATGAAACTCTTGCACAAAGACTACTTAAAAAATTTAATGAAATATATTTAGAACTCCCAAAAGATTATTACAAAAAAGAGCTTGATCTGATTAAAAACACATCCATTGATGAGGTAAATAATTTCATAAAAAAATATCAAAACATAAAAAATTTGAGTTTTTCAATTCTTACAAATGAATAA
- a CDS encoding ATP-binding protein has protein sequence MYFDNKERVIGKVISINSEKFGVELLKGIKNFNINGFDDIHYFAQLNSYVVIPYQNFYIVCEVISIREKDENNYQTSKEQEINKILSNKYLDVYPLGTIKDNKFEFGVSVFPTLYSDVLYIKDEELDIIFNISSIEEEIDGNNTKLNSLSIGMSSVFKDYDIKINIDNFFGSHSAVLGNTGSGKSCTIASMLQQLFKKKNFSATGATFIIFDTNGEYKKAFEKLKTQNNDVDIYYTSLNDEKNPFYLPHHFMNIEEWELLLQASEKSQLPILRNALGFATLFEENNNENYKKKIKNHIIASCILEIYTSEPSPIAKYQKIKSLFNKAEFDNYDTIEGYNGQYGNFSDEKKEAEFLNVMKENLLNEEFKIPNYKEGVYFEFDKLSEYLELAILYEEANGNKQIRNYCAPLLTRTEIIQHREDFKFLKKENEKIEDYLLKFLGIVKMPIFKEFSQYIKKTQITIIDLNEVEDEIVEIISSVFTRIIFDFLKKQKDRNVFPINLILEEAHRYIAYDSKRTFLRASQIFDRVAKEGRKYGLFLMISSQRPSELSKTVLSQCNNFIVHRIQNPDDLLHIRQMTPHISDTILKKLPSIPTQHALIFGNAVNIPALFKVNEANPLPKSDNNEISKNWFVEKNKDYKFLFD, from the coding sequence ATGTATTTTGATAATAAAGAAAGAGTAATAGGAAAAGTAATTTCAATAAATAGTGAAAAGTTTGGAGTGGAATTATTAAAAGGAATAAAAAATTTTAATATAAATGGTTTTGATGATATTCATTATTTCGCACAATTAAATAGTTATGTTGTAATACCTTATCAAAATTTTTATATTGTGTGTGAAGTAATTAGTATTAGAGAAAAAGATGAAAATAATTATCAAACTTCAAAAGAACAAGAAATTAACAAAATTTTATCTAATAAATATTTAGATGTTTATCCTTTAGGAACTATTAAAGATAATAAATTTGAATTTGGAGTTTCTGTTTTTCCTACTCTATATAGCGATGTTTTATATATAAAAGATGAAGAATTAGATATTATTTTTAACATTTCAAGTATAGAAGAAGAAATAGATGGAAATAATACTAAATTAAATTCACTTTCAATAGGAATGTCTTCAGTATTTAAAGATTATGATATAAAAATAAATATTGATAATTTTTTTGGTTCTCATAGTGCAGTTTTAGGAAATACTGGAAGTGGAAAATCTTGTACTATTGCTTCAATGCTTCAACAATTATTTAAAAAGAAAAATTTTTCTGCAACTGGAGCGACTTTTATTATTTTTGATACAAATGGAGAATATAAAAAAGCATTTGAAAAATTAAAAACGCAAAATAATGATGTAGATATTTATTATACATCTTTAAATGATGAAAAAAATCCTTTTTATTTACCACATCATTTTATGAATATTGAAGAATGGGAACTTTTATTACAAGCGAGTGAAAAATCTCAATTGCCTATTTTAAGAAACGCTTTAGGATTTGCCACTTTATTTGAAGAAAATAATAATGAAAATTATAAGAAAAAAATAAAAAATCATATTATTGCTTCTTGTATTTTAGAAATTTATACTTCAGAACCATCTCCTATAGCTAAATATCAGAAGATTAAAAGTTTATTTAATAAAGCTGAATTTGATAATTATGATACAATAGAAGGATATAATGGTCAATATGGAAATTTTTCAGATGAGAAAAAAGAAGCAGAATTTTTAAATGTTATGAAAGAAAATTTATTAAATGAAGAATTTAAAATTCCTAATTATAAAGAAGGGGTATATTTTGAATTTGATAAATTAAGTGAATATTTGGAATTAGCAATTTTGTATGAAGAAGCAAATGGAAATAAACAAATACGGAATTATTGTGCTCCTTTATTGACACGGACTGAAATTATTCAACATAGAGAAGATTTTAAATTTTTAAAAAAAGAAAATGAAAAAATTGAAGATTATTTGTTGAAATTTTTAGGAATTGTAAAAATGCCTATTTTTAAAGAATTTAGCCAATATATTAAAAAAACTCAAATTACAATTATTGATTTAAATGAAGTAGAAGATGAAATTGTAGAAATAATTTCATCTGTATTTACAAGGATTATATTCGATTTTTTAAAAAAACAAAAAGATAGAAATGTTTTTCCGATAAATTTAATTTTAGAAGAAGCACATAGATATATTGCATATGATTCTAAACGAACATTTTTAAGAGCAAGTCAAATTTTTGATAGAGTAGCTAAAGAAGGTAGAAAATATGGCCTTTTCTTAATGATTTCATCTCAAAGACCAAGTGAATTATCTAAAACTGTTTTATCCCAATGTAATAATTTTATTGTCCATAGAATTCAAAATCCTGATGATTTATTGCATATAAGACAAATGACTCCTCATATTTCTGATACAATTTTAAAAAAATTGCCATCTATCCCTACACAACATGCTTTAATTTTTGGTAATGCAGTTAATATACCAGCTTTATTTAAAGTCAATGAGGCTAATCCTTTACCAAAAAGTGATAATAATGAAATATCTAAAAATTGGTTTGTTGAAAAAAATAAAGATTATAAATTTTTATTTGATTAA
- the recG gene encoding ATP-dependent DNA helicase RecG, with the protein MNNLKPIELAIIKPKDWEDNHLYPYILNRSQAFEAEILDIQKSSKTTRIKFFLKNINQIMWGVFFVFKKWHQAVFKTGKTLFIRGEIRNNQLIQPKPISRINEIVPVYSSTKIKNEIKKHVTYENIKLLPENIAKTLIKMHFPLSPDDIDEKKINYALKWTEIFLYLYKLQNKKKTFPANPITSDPTPFINSLPFTLTNDQIKVINEIKNDLSNPMQARRVVIGDVGSGKTIIMLATAFMAKKSAIMAPTSILANQIYEEANKYLNGKWRMENGKLFKVVLVTQKSQFTEEDLKNADLLIGTHALLYQNLPKLNAVMVDEQHRFGTNQRAKLEKLTSNGNILPHYFQFSATPIPRTQALILSSFVNVSLIKELPFKKNIETRIIDKSDFKDLIAHIQKEITLGNQIVIVYPLVEESQNFNYQSIEEGKDFWLKYFDGVYITHGKDKNKEDVLVEFREKGNILITTTVIEVGISLPRLTTIVIVGAERLGLATLHQLRGRVGRYGQKGYCFLYTHDKNNKRLIEFSKTLDGFKIAELDLKFRKSGDLLDGTKQSGEKFNYFDETKDLKILEDVKRYLNQLIK; encoded by the coding sequence ATGAATAATCTAAAACCGATTGAACTTGCCATTATAAAACCTAAAGATTGGGAAGACAATCATTTATATCCCTATATATTAAACAGGTCTCAAGCTTTTGAGGCTGAAATACTTGATATTCAAAAATCCTCTAAAACAACCAGAATCAAATTTTTTTTAAAAAATATAAACCAGATTATGTGGGGAGTGTTTTTTGTTTTTAAAAAATGGCATCAGGCTGTATTTAAAACAGGAAAAACTCTCTTCATTAGAGGGGAAATTAGAAACAACCAGTTAATCCAGCCAAAACCTATAAGTAGAATCAATGAAATAGTTCCCGTTTATTCATCTACCAAAATAAAAAATGAAATAAAAAAACATGTAACATATGAAAACATAAAACTTTTGCCTGAAAATATTGCAAAAACGCTTATAAAAATGCATTTCCCACTTTCTCCTGATGATATAGACGAAAAAAAAATAAATTATGCACTTAAATGGACGGAAATTTTTTTATATTTATATAAGCTTCAGAACAAAAAAAAGACTTTTCCGGCAAATCCTATAACATCAGACCCAACCCCTTTTATAAATTCTCTTCCTTTTACCCTTACAAACGACCAGATTAAAGTAATAAATGAAATAAAAAATGACCTATCAAACCCCATGCAGGCCAGAAGGGTTGTTATAGGGGATGTCGGAAGCGGTAAAACAATTATAATGCTTGCAACTGCTTTTATGGCAAAAAAAAGTGCCATTATGGCCCCGACTTCAATACTCGCCAATCAGATTTACGAAGAAGCAAATAAATATTTAAATGGAAAATGGAGAATGGAAAATGGAAAATTATTTAAAGTGGTATTGGTTACACAAAAAAGTCAATTTACAGAAGAAGATTTAAAAAATGCAGATCTTTTGATAGGAACTCACGCTCTTTTATATCAAAATTTACCCAAACTTAATGCCGTAATGGTAGATGAGCAGCACAGGTTTGGAACAAACCAGAGGGCAAAACTTGAAAAACTCACAAGCAACGGCAATATTTTACCCCATTATTTTCAATTCAGCGCAACACCGATCCCAAGAACCCAGGCTTTGATTCTCAGCAGTTTTGTAAATGTCAGTTTAATTAAAGAACTGCCTTTTAAAAAAAATATTGAAACCAGAATAATTGATAAAAGCGATTTTAAAGATTTAATAGCCCATATTCAAAAAGAAATAACTCTTGGAAATCAAATTGTAATAGTTTATCCTTTAGTAGAAGAGTCTCAAAATTTTAATTATCAAAGCATAGAAGAAGGGAAAGATTTCTGGCTTAAATATTTTGACGGAGTATATATAACCCACGGAAAAGACAAAAACAAAGAAGATGTTTTGGTGGAATTCAGGGAAAAAGGAAATATTTTAATTACAACCACCGTTATTGAAGTTGGAATTTCACTGCCTAGACTGACCACCATTGTAATAGTGGGAGCTGAAAGGCTCGGACTTGCCACACTGCATCAGCTAAGAGGAAGAGTCGGAAGATATGGACAAAAAGGATACTGCTTTTTATACACTCACGATAAAAACAATAAAAGACTAATTGAATTTTCAAAAACGCTTGATGGATTTAAAATAGCCGAGCTTGATTTAAAATTTAGAAAATCGGGTGATTTATTAGATGGAACAAAACAAAGCGGAGAAAAATTTAATTATTTTGATGAAACAAAGGATTTAAAAATTTTGGAGGATGTTAAAAGATATTTGAATCAATTAATCAAATAA
- the murC gene encoding UDP-N-acetylmuramate--L-alanine ligase, whose translation MKLYFIGIGGIGLSALARWCKKKGFDVKGSDIHSTPLTQKLQNEGIEVFIPQKEENINGDIDLIVYTAVARENNPERVAAKKKGVKILSRREFLPFILNDKKVLSVCGAHGKSTTTAILASILPNANALIGAESKDFNSNAKFSNSELMVFEADESDGSFIDSNPYVAVVTNTEPEHMEFYNHDLELFYSHYEKFLKKAQIRVVNGNDEFIKKLDLPMKKVYLKDARNIRYELRNDLPKTIFEYRGYEFEVYGFGEHLVLDALLAIEAANEFISLNEIAKNIKNYKGIKKRFDILQQDDDFILIDDYGHHPTEIKATLSSAKKYAMLNGIDKITAIWQPHKYSRTVDNLQGFIECFEGVDELVILPVWSAGEEKVEIDFEKYFAKYKPIFADKIKADRKNIMLIRDDEIIKKINDGLIIGFGAGDITYQLRGNK comes from the coding sequence GTGAAATTATATTTTATCGGTATTGGCGGGATTGGGCTCAGTGCACTGGCTAGATGGTGCAAAAAAAAAGGTTTTGATGTTAAAGGAAGTGATATACATTCTACCCCGTTAACCCAAAAACTACAAAATGAGGGAATAGAAGTTTTTATTCCTCAAAAAGAAGAAAATATCAATGGTGATATAGATTTAATTGTATATACTGCAGTTGCAAGGGAAAATAATCCTGAAAGGGTTGCAGCCAAGAAAAAAGGTGTTAAAATTCTTAGCAGACGTGAATTCCTACCATTTATATTGAATGATAAAAAAGTTCTTTCAGTTTGTGGAGCGCATGGCAAAAGCACTACTACTGCAATATTAGCTTCTATTTTACCTAATGCTAATGCTTTAATTGGAGCAGAAAGTAAAGATTTTAATTCAAATGCAAAATTTAGTAACAGTGAATTAATGGTGTTTGAAGCGGATGAAAGCGACGGTAGTTTCATAGATTCAAACCCCTATGTTGCGGTTGTTACAAATACTGAACCCGAGCATATGGAATTTTATAATCACGATTTAGAGCTTTTTTATTCTCATTATGAAAAATTTTTAAAAAAAGCACAAATCAGGGTGGTAAACGGAAATGATGAATTTATAAAAAAACTTGATTTACCTATGAAAAAAGTGTATTTAAAAGATGCAAGAAATATAAGATACGAACTGAGGAATGATTTGCCAAAAACAATATTTGAATACAGGGGATATGAATTTGAGGTATATGGGTTTGGCGAACATTTGGTTTTGGATGCCCTTCTTGCAATCGAAGCTGCGAATGAGTTTATTTCACTTAATGAGATTGCAAAAAATATTAAAAATTATAAGGGAATCAAAAAAAGATTCGATATCCTGCAGCAGGATGATGATTTTATTTTAATCGATGATTACGGACACCATCCTACAGAAATAAAAGCGACATTAAGCAGTGCAAAAAAATATGCCATGCTTAACGGCATAGATAAAATAACTGCAATCTGGCAGCCTCATAAATATTCAAGAACTGTTGATAATCTTCAAGGCTTTATAGAATGTTTTGAAGGGGTTGATGAACTCGTGATATTGCCTGTATGGTCGGCAGGGGAGGAAAAAGTTGAAATTGATTTTGAAAAATATTTTGCAAAATATAAACCTATTTTTGCTGATAAAATTAAAGCTGACAGAAAAAATATTATGTTAATTAGAGATGATGAAATTATAAAAAAAATTAATGATGGTTTGATAATAGGTTTTGGAGCGGGGGATATTACTTATCAGTTGAGGGGAAATAAATAG